A window of the Vigna angularis cultivar LongXiaoDou No.4 chromosome 3, ASM1680809v1, whole genome shotgun sequence genome harbors these coding sequences:
- the LOC108325803 gene encoding topless-related protein 3 isoform X1 gives MSSLSRELVFLILQFLEEEKFKESVHKLEKESGFFFNMKYFEEKVQAGEWEEVEKYLSGFTKVDDNRYSMKIFFEIRKQKYLEALDRQDKAKAVEILAGDLKMFSTFNEDLYKEITQLLTLNNFRENEQLSKYGDTKTARSIMLIELKKLIEANPLFRDKLIFPTLKSSRLRTLINQSEFISAPYQCSLNWQHQLCKNPRPNPDIKTLFTDHTCAPPNGPLAPTPVNLPIAAVAKPAAYTSLGAHGPFPPSAATANANALAGWMANASASSSVQAAVVTASTIPVPQSQGPLLKRPRTPPATSAMVDYQNADHEPLMKRLRPGHSVEEVSYPLARQASWSLDDLPRTVTMTLNQGSSVKSMDFHPSHHTLLLVGSNNGEITLWELSLREKLVSKPFKIWDVSACSLPFQAAAVKDAPFSVSRVTWSPDGSFVGIAFTKHLIHLYAYTGSNELTQRIEVDAHVGGVNDLAFAHPNKQLCIVTCGDDKLIKVWDLNGRKLFTFDGHEAPVYSICPHHKESIQFIFSTAIDGKIKAWLYDNMGSRVDYDAPGHWCTTMLYSADGTRLFSCGTSEDGESFLVEWNESEGAIKRTYNGFRKKSAGVVQFDTTQNRFLAAGEDGQVKFWDMDNVNLVTSTDANGGLQSLPRLRFNKEGNILAVTTVDNGLKILANASGLRSLRTIETPGFEALRSPLESTAIKVSGSSTVNVSPVNCKVERSSPVRPSPILNGVDPMGRSVEKPRTVEDVIDRANKPWQLSEILDPVQCRSVTMPESTDSSSKVVRLLYTNSGVGILALGSNGTQKLWKWARNEQNPTGKATANVVPQHWQPNSGLVMTNDISGVNLEEAVPCIALSKNDSYVLSACGGKVSLFNMMTFKVMTTFMPPPPASTFLAFHPQDNNIIAIGMEDSTIHIYNVRVDEVKSKLKVHQKRITGLAFSTNLNILVSSGADAQLCVWSIDTWEKRKSIPIQLPAGKSPVGDTRVQFHSDQLRLLVVHETQLAIYDASKMERIRQWVPQDVLHAPISYAAYSCNSQLIYATFCDANIGVFDADSLRLRCRIAPSICLSPAALSGNPSLYPLVVAAHPLEPNQFAVGLTDGSVKVIEPSESEGKWGSSPPMDNGILNGRTASSSTTSNHTADQAQR, from the exons ATGTCTTCTCTGAGCAGAGAATTGGTGTTTCTCATACTTCAGTTTTTGGAGGAAGAGAAATTCAAAGAATCCGTACACAA GCTTGAGAAAGAATCTGGATTCTTTTTCAATATGAAGTACTTTGAGGAAAAAGTGCAGGCTGGTGAGTGGGAAGAGGTTGAGAAGTATCTATCGGGGTTTACCAAAGTTGATGATAATAGATACTCAATGAAAATATTCTTTGAAATTAGGAAACAGAAATATCTGGAAGCACTTGATCG gcAAGACAAGGCAAAGGCTGTTGAGATATTAGCCGGTGATTTAAAAATGTTCTCCACCTTCAACGAGGACCTGTACAAAGAAATAACACAGTTATTAACTCTTAATAATTTCAG GGAGAACGAGCAGCTGTCCAAGTACGGTGACACCAAAACTGCTAGAAGCATTATGCTGATAGAGCTGAAAAAACTCATAGAGGCAAATCCTCTTTTCCGTGATAAGCTTATCTTCCCAACCCTTAAGTCATCAAGATTGAGAACTTTAATCAATCAAAG cGAATTTATATCTGCACCCTATCAATGCAGTCTAAACTGGCAGCACCAGCTCTGCAAAAACCCAAGGCCAAATCCAGATATTAAGACTTTATTCACAGATCACACATGTGCACCTCCTAATGGTCCTCTGGCACCTACACCTGTCAATCTTCCAATTGCTGCTGTTGCAAAGCCCGCTGCCTATACATCTCTTGGAGCTCATGGT cCCTTCCCACCGTCTGCTGCTACGGCCAATGCTAATGCTTTAGCTGGTTGGATGGCCAATGCCTCAGCTTCTTCATCTGTCCAAGCAGCTGTTGTCACGGCATCAACCATACCTGTCCCACAAAGTCAAG GGCCTCTCTTGAAACGTCCTAGAACACCTCCCGCAACTTCTGCCATGGTTGATTATCAAAATGCTGATCATGAACCACTAATGAAAAGGCTTCGTCCTGGTCATTCTGTAGAGGAG GTTTCTTATCCCTTGGCTCGACAAGCCTCTTGGTCTCTAGATGATCTGCCAAGAACTGTGACTATGACATTGAATCAAGGATCCTCTGTGAAAAGCATGGATTTTCATCCTTCTCATCATACCTTACTTCTTG TTGGTTCAAATAACGGAGAAATTACCCTCTGGGAACTCAGTCTGCGAGAAAAGTTGGTCTCAAAGCCATTCAAAATATGGGACGTGTCTGCATGCTCATTACCATTTCAG GCTGCTGCAGTGAAGGATGCACCTTTTTCTGTCAGTCGGGTCACATGGAGCCCTGATGGAAGTTTTGTAG GTATTGCTTTTACTAAACATTTGATTCACCTGTATGCTTACACTGGATCAAACGAGCTAACCCAGCGAATAGAG GTTGATGCTCATGTTGGGGGTGTGAATGACTTGGCATTTGCTCATCCGAACAAACAGCTGTGTATTGTGACTTGTGGGGATGATAAGTTGATAAAG GTTTGGGATTTAAATGGACGAAAACTGTTCACCTTTGATGGGCACGAGGCACCTGTATATTCCATATGTCCCCATCACAAAGAGAGCATTCAG TTCATATTTTCAACTGCCATTGATGGCAAAATAAAGGCTTGGTTATATGACAACATGGGTTCTAGGGTTGACTATGATGCTCCTGGCCACTGGTGCACTACAATGCTTTATAGTGCTGATGGAACTAG GTTATTTTCTTGTGGGACAAGTGAAGATGGAGAGTCTTTTCTTGTTGAATGGAATGAAAGTGAAGGAGCCATCAAGAGAACGTACAACGGGTTTAGAAAAAAATCAGCTGGTGTTGTGCAGTTTGACACAACCCAAAACCGCTTTTTGGCTGCTGGTGAAGATGGTCAAGTTAAGTTTTGGGACATGGACAATGTTAATCTTGTTACAAGCACTGATGCCAATGGAGGATTGCAG AGCCTTCCACGCTTGAGATTCAACAAGGAAGGAAACATTTTGGCGGTTACTACCGTGGACAATGGATTGAAGATACTTGCTAATGCTTCTGGTCTTAGATCTTTAAGAACTATTGAAACTCCCGGTTTTGAAGCATTGAGGTCACCCCTTGAATCAACTGCAATTAAG GTATCTGGCTCTTCTACTGTTAATGTTAGTCCTGTCAACTGTAAAGTGGAAAGAAGCTCCCCTGTTAGACCTTCTCCAATTCTT AACGGAGTTGATCCCATGGGCCGAAGTGTGGAGAAACCACGAACTGTGGAAGATGTAATAGACAGAGCTAATAAACCATGGCAACTATCTGAAATTCTGGATCCTGTTCAATGTCGGTCAGTTACCATGCCTGAAAGCACTGATTCATCCAGCAAG GTTGTTAGACTTTTATATACAAACTCTGGCGTTGGTATTTTGGCACTTGGTTCAAATGGTACCCAGAAGCTTTGGAAATGGGCTCGCAATGAACAGAATCCTACTGGGAAG GCTACAGCCAATGTTGTTCCACAGCATTGGCAACCCAATAGTGGTCTTGTTATGACTAATGATATCTCGGGTGTGAACCTTGAAGAAGCAGTCCCTTGCATTGCACTCTCAAAAAATGACTCATACGTTTTGTCTGCCTGTGGTGGGAAGGTTTCCCTATTTAACATGATGACATTCAAG GTAATGACAACATTCATGCCACCACCTCCTGCTTCTACCTTCCTAGCTTTCCATCCCCAGGATAACAACATTATTGCGATTGGGATGGAGGATTCTACCATTCACATCTATAATGTCAGAGTGGATGAG GTGAAATCAAAATTGAAGGTTCACCAGAAGCGTATCACTGGTTTAGCTTTTTCAACCAATCTTAACATACTGGTTTCATCTGGTGCTGATGCTCAA CTTTGTGTATGGAGCATTGATACATgggagaaaagaaaatcaattccAATACAACTACCTGCAGGAAAGTCACCTGTTGGTGACACACGCGTACAGTTTCATTCTGATCAACTTCGTTTGTTGGTAGTTCATGAGACTCAGTTGGCAATATATGATGCCTCTAAGATGGAACGCATTCGGCAG TGGGTTCCCCAAGATGTTCTGCATGCCCCAATATCATATGCAGCTTATTCTTGCAACAGTCAATTAATTTATGCTACATTTTGTGATGCCAACATTGGTGTGTTTGATGCTGATAGCTTGAGGCTTAGATGTCGTATTGCACCGTCAATATGCTTGTCACCGGCAGCTTTAAGTGG AAATCCATCTTTGTATCCTCTTGTGGTCGCCGCTCATCCACTGGAACCTAATCAGTTTGCTGTTGGGTTGACGGATGGATCTGTGAAAGTGATAGAACCAAGTGAATCAGAGGGTAAGTGGGGATCCTCCCCACCTATGGACAATGGAATATTGAATGGTAGGACAGCATCATCATCTACAACAAGCAACCACACTGCTGATCAGGCTCAAAGATGA
- the LOC108325803 gene encoding topless-related protein 3 isoform X2, translating into MSSLSRELVFLILQFLEEEKFKESVHKLEKESGFFFNMKYFEEKVQAGEWEEVEKYLSGFTKVDDNRYSMKIFFEIRKQKYLEALDRQDKAKAVEILAGDLKMFSTFNEDLYKEITQLLTLNNFRENEQLSKYGDTKTARSIMLIELKKLIEANPLFRDKLIFPTLKSSRLRTLINQSLNWQHQLCKNPRPNPDIKTLFTDHTCAPPNGPLAPTPVNLPIAAVAKPAAYTSLGAHGPFPPSAATANANALAGWMANASASSSVQAAVVTASTIPVPQSQGPLLKRPRTPPATSAMVDYQNADHEPLMKRLRPGHSVEEVSYPLARQASWSLDDLPRTVTMTLNQGSSVKSMDFHPSHHTLLLVGSNNGEITLWELSLREKLVSKPFKIWDVSACSLPFQAAAVKDAPFSVSRVTWSPDGSFVGIAFTKHLIHLYAYTGSNELTQRIEVDAHVGGVNDLAFAHPNKQLCIVTCGDDKLIKVWDLNGRKLFTFDGHEAPVYSICPHHKESIQFIFSTAIDGKIKAWLYDNMGSRVDYDAPGHWCTTMLYSADGTRLFSCGTSEDGESFLVEWNESEGAIKRTYNGFRKKSAGVVQFDTTQNRFLAAGEDGQVKFWDMDNVNLVTSTDANGGLQSLPRLRFNKEGNILAVTTVDNGLKILANASGLRSLRTIETPGFEALRSPLESTAIKVSGSSTVNVSPVNCKVERSSPVRPSPILNGVDPMGRSVEKPRTVEDVIDRANKPWQLSEILDPVQCRSVTMPESTDSSSKVVRLLYTNSGVGILALGSNGTQKLWKWARNEQNPTGKATANVVPQHWQPNSGLVMTNDISGVNLEEAVPCIALSKNDSYVLSACGGKVSLFNMMTFKVMTTFMPPPPASTFLAFHPQDNNIIAIGMEDSTIHIYNVRVDEVKSKLKVHQKRITGLAFSTNLNILVSSGADAQLCVWSIDTWEKRKSIPIQLPAGKSPVGDTRVQFHSDQLRLLVVHETQLAIYDASKMERIRQWVPQDVLHAPISYAAYSCNSQLIYATFCDANIGVFDADSLRLRCRIAPSICLSPAALSGNPSLYPLVVAAHPLEPNQFAVGLTDGSVKVIEPSESEGKWGSSPPMDNGILNGRTASSSTTSNHTADQAQR; encoded by the exons ATGTCTTCTCTGAGCAGAGAATTGGTGTTTCTCATACTTCAGTTTTTGGAGGAAGAGAAATTCAAAGAATCCGTACACAA GCTTGAGAAAGAATCTGGATTCTTTTTCAATATGAAGTACTTTGAGGAAAAAGTGCAGGCTGGTGAGTGGGAAGAGGTTGAGAAGTATCTATCGGGGTTTACCAAAGTTGATGATAATAGATACTCAATGAAAATATTCTTTGAAATTAGGAAACAGAAATATCTGGAAGCACTTGATCG gcAAGACAAGGCAAAGGCTGTTGAGATATTAGCCGGTGATTTAAAAATGTTCTCCACCTTCAACGAGGACCTGTACAAAGAAATAACACAGTTATTAACTCTTAATAATTTCAG GGAGAACGAGCAGCTGTCCAAGTACGGTGACACCAAAACTGCTAGAAGCATTATGCTGATAGAGCTGAAAAAACTCATAGAGGCAAATCCTCTTTTCCGTGATAAGCTTATCTTCCCAACCCTTAAGTCATCAAGATTGAGAACTTTAATCAATCAAAG TCTAAACTGGCAGCACCAGCTCTGCAAAAACCCAAGGCCAAATCCAGATATTAAGACTTTATTCACAGATCACACATGTGCACCTCCTAATGGTCCTCTGGCACCTACACCTGTCAATCTTCCAATTGCTGCTGTTGCAAAGCCCGCTGCCTATACATCTCTTGGAGCTCATGGT cCCTTCCCACCGTCTGCTGCTACGGCCAATGCTAATGCTTTAGCTGGTTGGATGGCCAATGCCTCAGCTTCTTCATCTGTCCAAGCAGCTGTTGTCACGGCATCAACCATACCTGTCCCACAAAGTCAAG GGCCTCTCTTGAAACGTCCTAGAACACCTCCCGCAACTTCTGCCATGGTTGATTATCAAAATGCTGATCATGAACCACTAATGAAAAGGCTTCGTCCTGGTCATTCTGTAGAGGAG GTTTCTTATCCCTTGGCTCGACAAGCCTCTTGGTCTCTAGATGATCTGCCAAGAACTGTGACTATGACATTGAATCAAGGATCCTCTGTGAAAAGCATGGATTTTCATCCTTCTCATCATACCTTACTTCTTG TTGGTTCAAATAACGGAGAAATTACCCTCTGGGAACTCAGTCTGCGAGAAAAGTTGGTCTCAAAGCCATTCAAAATATGGGACGTGTCTGCATGCTCATTACCATTTCAG GCTGCTGCAGTGAAGGATGCACCTTTTTCTGTCAGTCGGGTCACATGGAGCCCTGATGGAAGTTTTGTAG GTATTGCTTTTACTAAACATTTGATTCACCTGTATGCTTACACTGGATCAAACGAGCTAACCCAGCGAATAGAG GTTGATGCTCATGTTGGGGGTGTGAATGACTTGGCATTTGCTCATCCGAACAAACAGCTGTGTATTGTGACTTGTGGGGATGATAAGTTGATAAAG GTTTGGGATTTAAATGGACGAAAACTGTTCACCTTTGATGGGCACGAGGCACCTGTATATTCCATATGTCCCCATCACAAAGAGAGCATTCAG TTCATATTTTCAACTGCCATTGATGGCAAAATAAAGGCTTGGTTATATGACAACATGGGTTCTAGGGTTGACTATGATGCTCCTGGCCACTGGTGCACTACAATGCTTTATAGTGCTGATGGAACTAG GTTATTTTCTTGTGGGACAAGTGAAGATGGAGAGTCTTTTCTTGTTGAATGGAATGAAAGTGAAGGAGCCATCAAGAGAACGTACAACGGGTTTAGAAAAAAATCAGCTGGTGTTGTGCAGTTTGACACAACCCAAAACCGCTTTTTGGCTGCTGGTGAAGATGGTCAAGTTAAGTTTTGGGACATGGACAATGTTAATCTTGTTACAAGCACTGATGCCAATGGAGGATTGCAG AGCCTTCCACGCTTGAGATTCAACAAGGAAGGAAACATTTTGGCGGTTACTACCGTGGACAATGGATTGAAGATACTTGCTAATGCTTCTGGTCTTAGATCTTTAAGAACTATTGAAACTCCCGGTTTTGAAGCATTGAGGTCACCCCTTGAATCAACTGCAATTAAG GTATCTGGCTCTTCTACTGTTAATGTTAGTCCTGTCAACTGTAAAGTGGAAAGAAGCTCCCCTGTTAGACCTTCTCCAATTCTT AACGGAGTTGATCCCATGGGCCGAAGTGTGGAGAAACCACGAACTGTGGAAGATGTAATAGACAGAGCTAATAAACCATGGCAACTATCTGAAATTCTGGATCCTGTTCAATGTCGGTCAGTTACCATGCCTGAAAGCACTGATTCATCCAGCAAG GTTGTTAGACTTTTATATACAAACTCTGGCGTTGGTATTTTGGCACTTGGTTCAAATGGTACCCAGAAGCTTTGGAAATGGGCTCGCAATGAACAGAATCCTACTGGGAAG GCTACAGCCAATGTTGTTCCACAGCATTGGCAACCCAATAGTGGTCTTGTTATGACTAATGATATCTCGGGTGTGAACCTTGAAGAAGCAGTCCCTTGCATTGCACTCTCAAAAAATGACTCATACGTTTTGTCTGCCTGTGGTGGGAAGGTTTCCCTATTTAACATGATGACATTCAAG GTAATGACAACATTCATGCCACCACCTCCTGCTTCTACCTTCCTAGCTTTCCATCCCCAGGATAACAACATTATTGCGATTGGGATGGAGGATTCTACCATTCACATCTATAATGTCAGAGTGGATGAG GTGAAATCAAAATTGAAGGTTCACCAGAAGCGTATCACTGGTTTAGCTTTTTCAACCAATCTTAACATACTGGTTTCATCTGGTGCTGATGCTCAA CTTTGTGTATGGAGCATTGATACATgggagaaaagaaaatcaattccAATACAACTACCTGCAGGAAAGTCACCTGTTGGTGACACACGCGTACAGTTTCATTCTGATCAACTTCGTTTGTTGGTAGTTCATGAGACTCAGTTGGCAATATATGATGCCTCTAAGATGGAACGCATTCGGCAG TGGGTTCCCCAAGATGTTCTGCATGCCCCAATATCATATGCAGCTTATTCTTGCAACAGTCAATTAATTTATGCTACATTTTGTGATGCCAACATTGGTGTGTTTGATGCTGATAGCTTGAGGCTTAGATGTCGTATTGCACCGTCAATATGCTTGTCACCGGCAGCTTTAAGTGG AAATCCATCTTTGTATCCTCTTGTGGTCGCCGCTCATCCACTGGAACCTAATCAGTTTGCTGTTGGGTTGACGGATGGATCTGTGAAAGTGATAGAACCAAGTGAATCAGAGGGTAAGTGGGGATCCTCCCCACCTATGGACAATGGAATATTGAATGGTAGGACAGCATCATCATCTACAACAAGCAACCACACTGCTGATCAGGCTCAAAGATGA
- the LOC108325804 gene encoding pre-mRNA-splicing factor 38 — protein MANRTDPAAKSIRGTNPQNLVEKILRSKIYQNTYWKEQCFGLTAETLVDKAMELDHLGGTYGGNRKPTPFMCLVMKMLQIQPEKEIVIEFIKNEDYKYVRILGAFYLRLTGSDIDVYRYLEPLYNDYRKLRRKLTDGQFSLTHVDEVIDELLTKDYSCDIALPRVKKRWTLESLNSLEPRRSALEEDFEEEEEKEDNEQPVDEIEDRAYEKDYYRGRSPTRERDRDRRRDSHRYRDRDYDRDYDRDYEREHDRERGRGRDRDRDRDRERDRDRYRLRDEKDYGREREGRERERRERDRDRGRRRSHSRSRSRSRDRKEHDGGDYRKRHARSSVSPRRHGDGLEDGEPKKKKEKKEKKEKKDDGTDHPDPEIAEANKLRAALGLKPLKV, from the exons ATGGCGAATCGCACGGATCCTGCAGCGAAGAGTATAAGAGGGACGAACCCTCAGAACCTAGTGGAGAAGATTCTCCGGTCGAAGATCTATCAGAACACGTACTGGAAGGAGCAATGTTTCGGGTTAACGGCGGAGACGTTGGTGGACAAGGCCATGGAGCTGGACCATCTCGGCGGAACTTACGGGGGAAACCGTAAACCTACGCCTTTCATGTGCCTCGTCATGAAGATGCTCCAGATTCAGCCAGAGAAAGAAATCGTCATCGAGTTCATCAAGAACGAGGATTACAAATACGTTAGGATACTCGGCGCGTTTTACTTGCGTCTCACTGGCTCAGACATTGACGTCTACCGCTACCTCGAACCCTTGTACAATGACTATCGCAAACTCCGGCGAAAGTTAACTGATGGGC AGTTTTCATTGACGCATGTGGATGAGGTCATCGATGAACTTCTCACAAAAGATTATTCCTGTGATATTGCTTTGCCTCGCGTCAAGAAAAG ATGGACTCTTGAATCTTTGAATTCATTGGAACCTAGACGAAGCGCACTTGAAGAAGATTTtgaggaggaagaagagaaagaggataaTGAGCAACCTGTTGACGAGATTGAAGATAGAGCCTATGAGAAG GATTATTATCGTGGGCGAAGCCCAACAAGGGAAAGAGACAGGGACAGAAGGCGTGATAGTCATAGATACAG GGACCGTGACTATGACAGAGACTATGATAGAGATTATGAACGAGAGCATGATCGGGAGCGGGGACGCGGCAGAGATAGAGACAGGGACAGAGACAGGGAGAGAGACAGGGATCGATATCGTCTGAGGGATGAAAAAGATTATGGTCGTGAGAGAGAAGGTAGGGAGCGGGAGAGGAGAGAGAGGGATCGTGACCGTGGAAGGCGAAGGAGCCACTCAAGGAGTCGAAGTAGGAGTAGGGATCGCAAGGAACATGATGGTGGTGACTACAGAAAGAGACATGCTAGAAGTAGTGTAAGCCCTAGAAGACACGGAGATGGACTTGAGGATGGTGAGccaaaaaagaagaaggagaaaaaagaaaagaaagaaaagaaggatgATGGCACTGATCACCCAGATCCTGAGATTGCAGAAGCGAACAAGCTCCGAGCAGCCCTGGGTTTGAAACCGCTGAAGGTCTGA
- the LOC108325805 gene encoding uncharacterized protein LOC108325805, translating to MQRKFHSLVKDKANASADGSDNRGTGFMCGSRFSRKSVGSAFSCMLANKGPPGKHASKVKKKELFGDSGNGKVSFGDEPVKVPFSKLLALEETDRSGEVRLNSKDREDVKMKLPLLSFLYKKKGWNNFTRAGFSSNEDGDNNDVIRFRQVRRKLSLRHLFRIPSKILLFRLKLKLTKFQVKKKATKQFEQAEDDEDEDRELCKKRILMGGRCRPLSSPGYKEMYSSSWTRAQRHH from the coding sequence ATGCAGAGAAAGTTTCACTCTCTTGTCAAGGACAAAGCCAATGCTAGTGCTGATGGCAGCGATAACAGGGGTACAGGGTTTATGTGTGGAAGTCGGTTCTCAAGAAAATCAGTTGGGTCGGCATTTTCTTGTATGCTTGCAAACAAGGGACCACCTGGCAAGCATGCTTCCAAAGTGAAGAAAAAAGAGCTTTTTGGTGACTCAGGAAATGGAAAGGTCTCATTTGGGGACGAACCAGTTAAAGTTCCATTTTCTAAACTTCTTGCACTGGAGGAGACTGATCGATCTGGTGAAGTAAGGCTGAACAGCAAGGATAGGGAAGATGTGAAAATGAAGCTTCCTTTGTTGAGTTTTCTATATAAGAAGAAAGGATGGAACAATTTCACTAGGGCTGGGTTTAGCAGTAATGAGGATGGTGACAACAATGATGTTATCAGGTTCAGGCAAGTGAGGAGGAAACTAAGCTTACGCCACTTGTTTAGGATTCCCTCCAAAATACTGCTCTTTCGCCTCAAgctgaagttgacaaagtttcAGGTTAAAAAGAAAGCGACAAAGCAGTTTGAACAAGCcgaggatgatgaagatgaagatagaGAACTATGCAAGAAGAGGATTCTGATGGGAGGGAGATGCAGGCCGTTGAGTTCGCCAGGTTACAAAGAGATGTATAGTAGTTCCTGGACAAGGGCACAACGCCATCACTGA
- the LOC108325190 gene encoding single-stranded DNA-binding protein, mitochondrial isoform X1 yields the protein MNSVAVRLAKHLRVSTLTSSSLGSVSRSGTLWYSTSPSGGEDDQPSHVNGEPKNEELDEGFDDLLGGRPELELQGVDPKRGWGFRGVHKAIICGKVGQAPVQKILRNGRNVTIFTVGTGGLFDQRIGSKDLPKPAQWHRIAVHNDMLGAYAVQKLFKNSSVYIEGDIETRVYNDSINGDVKSIPEICVRRDGRIRLIKSGESIDKTSLDELREGLF from the exons ATGAATTCAGTGGCGGTGAGACTTGCGAAGCATCTACGAGTCTCTACTCTGACCTCATCTTCCCTCG GTAGTGTGTCGAGAAGCGGAACATTATGGTACTCGACGTCTCCATCTGGAGGTGAAGATGATCAGCCTTCACATGTTAATGGTGAACCGAAGAACGAAGAACTAGATGAAGGTTTTGATGATCTTCTTGGTGGAAGGCCCGAACTAGAACTGCAAGGTGTGGATCCCAAAAGGGGTTGGGGCTTTCGGGGTGTGCACAAG GCAATTATTTGTGGCAAAGTTGGCCAGGCCCCTGTACAGAAGATATTGAGGAATGGTAGAAATGTAACCATCTTTACAGTGGGAACAGGGGGCTTATTTGATCAGAGAATTGGATCAAAGGATTTGCCAAAGCCTGCCCAATGGCATCGGATTGCTGTGCATAATGATATGCTTGGGGCCTATGCAGTACAGAAACTCTTTAAAAA CTCTTCAGTCTATATTGAAGGTGACATTGAGACTAGAGTTTATAATGATAGCATCAATGGTGATGTTAAAAGCATTCCAGAGATATGTGTTCGCCGTGATG GGAGAATTCGCCTCATCAAGAGTGGAGAGAGCATCGACAAAACTTCCTTGGATGAATTGC GTGAAGGGTTGTTTTAG
- the LOC108325190 gene encoding single-stranded DNA-binding protein, mitochondrial isoform X2: MNSVAVRLAKHLRVSTLTSSSLGSVSRSGTLWYSTSPSGGEDDQPSHVNGEPKNEELDEGFDDLLGGRPELELQGVDPKRGWGFRGVHKAIICGKVGQAPVQKILRNGRNVTIFTVGTGGLFDQRIGSKDLPKPAQWHRIAVHNDMLGAYAVQKLFKKENSPHQEWREHRQNFLG, translated from the exons ATGAATTCAGTGGCGGTGAGACTTGCGAAGCATCTACGAGTCTCTACTCTGACCTCATCTTCCCTCG GTAGTGTGTCGAGAAGCGGAACATTATGGTACTCGACGTCTCCATCTGGAGGTGAAGATGATCAGCCTTCACATGTTAATGGTGAACCGAAGAACGAAGAACTAGATGAAGGTTTTGATGATCTTCTTGGTGGAAGGCCCGAACTAGAACTGCAAGGTGTGGATCCCAAAAGGGGTTGGGGCTTTCGGGGTGTGCACAAG GCAATTATTTGTGGCAAAGTTGGCCAGGCCCCTGTACAGAAGATATTGAGGAATGGTAGAAATGTAACCATCTTTACAGTGGGAACAGGGGGCTTATTTGATCAGAGAATTGGATCAAAGGATTTGCCAAAGCCTGCCCAATGGCATCGGATTGCTGTGCATAATGATATGCTTGGGGCCTATGCAGTACAGAAACTCTTTAAAAA GGAGAATTCGCCTCATCAAGAGTGGAGAGAGCATCGACAAAACTTCCTTGGATGA